The following proteins come from a genomic window of Nostoc sp. ATCC 53789:
- a CDS encoding S-(hydroxymethyl)glutathione dehydrogenase/class III alcohol dehydrogenase: MQVKAAVAYSAGKPLTIETVQLSGPQAGEVLVEVKASGICHTDAFTLSGDDPEGLFPAILGHEGAGVVVEVGAGVTSLKPGDHVIPLYTPECRQCEYCLSFKTNLCQAIRLTQGRGVMPDGTSRFSIDGQMIHHYMGTSTFANYTVLPEIALAKIREDAPFEKVCYIGCGVTTGIGAVINTAKVEPGSNVVVFGLGGIGLNVIQGARMVGANMIVGVDINPSKRALAEKFGMTHFVNPQEVEGDLVPYLVDLTKGGADYSFECIGNVKIMRQALECCHKGWGVSVIIGVAGAGQEISTRPFQLVTGRVWKGSAFGGARGRTDVPKIVDWYMQGKINIDDLITHVMPIEQINDAFELMHKGESIRSVVTF, translated from the coding sequence TTGCAAGTTAAAGCAGCAGTGGCTTACAGCGCAGGTAAGCCGTTAACGATTGAAACCGTTCAACTATCGGGGCCACAAGCTGGCGAAGTGTTAGTTGAGGTAAAAGCCAGTGGGATTTGCCATACCGACGCTTTTACCCTATCTGGTGACGATCCCGAAGGTTTATTTCCGGCTATTTTGGGGCATGAAGGCGCTGGTGTGGTCGTAGAAGTAGGCGCTGGTGTCACCAGTCTCAAACCAGGGGATCATGTGATTCCCCTATATACTCCCGAATGCCGCCAGTGCGAATATTGTCTCAGCTTCAAAACTAATCTTTGTCAAGCCATTCGCTTAACTCAAGGACGCGGTGTCATGCCCGATGGCACCAGTCGCTTTAGCATTGATGGGCAGATGATTCATCATTATATGGGTACATCCACTTTTGCCAACTATACGGTGCTGCCGGAAATCGCCCTGGCAAAAATTCGAGAAGATGCCCCATTTGAAAAGGTTTGTTACATTGGCTGTGGTGTTACTACTGGTATTGGCGCAGTTATCAATACTGCCAAAGTGGAACCAGGATCAAATGTAGTGGTTTTCGGCTTGGGTGGTATTGGCTTAAATGTCATCCAGGGAGCGCGGATGGTAGGGGCGAATATGATTGTCGGGGTGGATATTAATCCCAGCAAACGCGCTTTGGCGGAAAAGTTTGGGATGACGCACTTTGTCAATCCCCAGGAAGTAGAGGGTGATTTAGTTCCCTATCTGGTTGACTTAACAAAAGGCGGTGCTGATTACAGTTTTGAATGTATCGGTAATGTCAAAATTATGCGTCAAGCATTAGAATGCTGTCACAAAGGTTGGGGTGTCAGCGTGATTATTGGTGTTGCTGGCGCTGGACAGGAAATCAGTACTCGTCCTTTTCAATTAGTAACTGGGCGCGTTTGGAAAGGTTCAGCATTCGGAGGTGCGAGAGGGCGTACAGATGTGCCGAAAATTGTTGATTGGTATATGCAAGGCAAAATAAATATTGATGATTTAATTACCCATGTGATGCCGATTGAACAAATTAATGATGCTTTTGAATTGATGCACAAAGGTGAATCAATTCGGAGTGTGGTGACTTTTTAG
- a CDS encoding valine--pyruvate transaminase, which produces MNPALTQIGAQMSNLTGVRAIMKDIIETLRGGAGQQFINLSAGNPLILPEVEQLWRDCTAQLLASPEYGEVVCRYGSSQGYAPLIQAIANDFNKRYGLNLSDRNILITPGSQTLYFYAVNSFGGYTPSGELKQIVLPLSPDYTGYGGLSLVPKALTAYKPTLDIDEAAHRFKYRPDFSQLSISENTGCILFSRPCNPTGNVLTEDEVKKIAALAAPYNLPVLIDSAYAPPFPALNFTEMTPVFGDNILHCMSLSKAGLPGERVGVAIGDEKWIEVLECFQANIGLHSSRYGQAIAALAINSGALVEISHTVIRPFYQNKFTVLETSLEQAMPKNLPWFLHRGEGAIFAWLWLQDLPISDWEFYQLVKQVGVIIVPGSSFFPGLDEEWAHKHQCFRISLTGTDEEIATAMQRLAKVAEEAYKGAAVTA; this is translated from the coding sequence ATGAACCCTGCCCTAACTCAAATTGGCGCTCAAATGTCCAACCTGACTGGCGTAAGAGCAATCATGAAGGATATTATCGAGACATTAAGAGGGGGTGCAGGGCAGCAATTTATTAATTTGAGTGCTGGTAATCCTTTGATTTTGCCAGAAGTAGAGCAGTTATGGCGGGATTGTACTGCACAGCTTTTGGCTAGTCCAGAATATGGTGAGGTAGTTTGTCGTTACGGTTCAAGTCAGGGCTATGCACCATTAATTCAAGCGATCGCTAACGACTTTAACAAACGCTACGGGTTAAACTTAAGCGATCGCAATATTCTCATCACCCCCGGTAGTCAAACCCTCTACTTCTACGCTGTGAATAGCTTCGGTGGCTATACCCCTAGCGGCGAGTTAAAACAAATCGTTTTGCCCCTCAGCCCTGACTACACAGGTTACGGCGGCCTCTCCTTAGTTCCAAAAGCTTTAACTGCCTACAAACCGACTCTCGATATTGATGAAGCCGCCCACCGATTTAAATATCGCCCCGACTTCAGCCAACTGTCGATTTCAGAAAATACGGGTTGTATCCTCTTCTCTCGCCCTTGTAATCCCACTGGTAATGTCCTCACTGAGGATGAGGTGAAAAAGATTGCTGCTTTAGCTGCGCCTTACAATCTACCCGTGTTAATTGATTCAGCTTATGCGCCTCCCTTCCCAGCATTGAACTTTACCGAAATGACACCAGTGTTTGGCGATAACATCCTCCACTGCATGAGTTTATCGAAAGCGGGATTACCAGGAGAAAGGGTTGGTGTTGCCATTGGGGATGAAAAGTGGATTGAGGTACTGGAGTGTTTCCAGGCAAATATTGGTCTCCATTCTTCACGTTACGGCCAAGCGATCGCAGCTCTTGCAATCAACTCTGGCGCTTTAGTGGAAATTTCTCACACTGTCATCCGTCCCTTTTACCAAAATAAGTTTACCGTTTTAGAAACCAGCTTAGAACAAGCGATGCCCAAGAATTTACCTTGGTTCCTTCATCGCGGTGAAGGGGCAATTTTTGCTTGGTTGTGGTTACAAGATTTACCCATCAGTGATTGGGAATTTTACCAGCTAGTTAAGCAAGTAGGTGTGATTATTGTCCCAGGAAGTAGCTTCTTCCCCGGTTTAGATGAAGAGTGGGCGCACAAGCATCAATGTTTCCGTATCAGCCTCACAGGTACAGATGAAGAGATAGCCACTGCTATGCAACGTTTAGCAAAAGTGGCTGAAGAAGCTTATAAAGGTGCGGCGGTGACTGCCTAG
- the rimM gene encoding ribosome maturation factor RimM (Essential for efficient processing of 16S rRNA) has product MKHEKANKEIGDRGLEGQRGTEAQRQRGKRVGGNSKIQNVQSPVPNPQPVVPNTQSPVPNLDNWLEIGKIVSPQGLSGELKVYPVSDFPERFEVPGKRWLLRLDGTEPQPIELLTGRYISNKNLYVIKLAGVKTCDQAETLRGCKLMVPASDRPQLAEDEYHVLDLIGVEVFMQASGELVGTVVDIIAAGNDLLEVKLHPSFTTDKGQMTNDKKQKTVLIPFVEAIAPVVDLKSNRIEITPPPGLLEINN; this is encoded by the coding sequence ATGAAACACGAAAAAGCTAATAAAGAGATCGGAGACAGAGGTTTAGAGGGGCAGAGGGGCACAGAGGCACAGAGGCAGAGGGGCAAGAGAGTAGGAGGAAATTCAAAAATTCAAAATGTCCAATCTCCAGTCCCTAATCCCCAGCCCGTAGTTCCCAATACCCAATCCCCAGTCCCCAATCTCGATAATTGGTTAGAAATTGGTAAGATTGTTTCCCCTCAAGGATTGTCTGGAGAATTAAAGGTTTATCCTGTATCTGACTTTCCCGAAAGATTTGAAGTGCCGGGAAAACGTTGGTTGTTGCGTTTAGATGGCACAGAACCACAACCAATCGAATTATTAACAGGACGTTATATCAGTAACAAAAACTTGTATGTGATCAAATTAGCTGGTGTGAAAACTTGCGATCAGGCGGAGACGTTGCGTGGTTGTAAGTTAATGGTGCCAGCAAGCGATCGCCCCCAATTAGCCGAAGATGAATATCATGTCCTCGATTTGATTGGCGTGGAAGTCTTCATGCAAGCATCTGGCGAACTCGTTGGTACGGTGGTAGACATCATCGCCGCCGGCAATGATTTGTTAGAAGTAAAATTACACCCATCTTTTACCACTGACAAAGGACAAATGACAAATGACAAAAAGCAAAAGACTGTTTTGATTCCATTTGTGGAAGCGATCGCACCAGTCGTAGACTTGAAATCTAATCGTATTGAAATTACGCCACCACCTGGGTTATTGGAAATAAATAATTAG
- a CDS encoding phosphoketolase family protein, whose protein sequence is MTLATTPQTKPLTDEELRKINAYWRAANYLSVGQIYLLDNPLLREPLKLEHVKPRLLGHWGTTPGLNFIYVHLNRVIKKYDLNTIYIAGPGHGGPGLVANTYLEGTYTEYYHNISQDAEGIKKLFKQFSFPGGIPSHVAPETPGSIHEGGELGYALVHAYGAAFDNPDLIVAAVVGDGEAETGALATSWHSNKFLNPVRDGAVLPILHLNGYKIANPTTLARISHDELESLFVGYGYKPYFVEGEDPADVHQQMAATLETAIAEIQSIQREARVHGFTERPQWPMIVMRTPKGWTGPKEVDGKKTEGSWRSHQVPFGNIAKQPDHLRLLEDWMKSYKPEELFDANGTLIPELAELAPKKHRRMGDNPHANGGILLHDLKMPDFQDYAVDVTEPGKAIAEATKVTGKFLRDIMRLNQESSNFRIFAPDELASNRLDPVLEVTNRVWEAEIYPEDDHLSPDGRVMEILSETSCQGWLEGYLLTGRHGFFTCYEAFIHIIDSMFNQHAKWLKTTKHIPWRRPIASLNYLLTSHVWRQDHNGFSHQDPGFIDHVINKKAEIVRVYLPPDANTLLSVTDHCLKSRNYVNVIIAGKQPALQYLNIDAAIKHCTKGIGIWEWASNDEGGDPDVVLACAGDVPTLETLAAVDILRQHFADLKVRVVNVVDLMTLQPKTEHPHGLSEKDFDTIFTTDKPVIFAFHGYPWLIHRLTYRHTNHKNIHVRGYKEEGTTTTPFDMVVLNDLDRFHLVIDVIDRVPKLGSSAAYVKQQMQDKLIEHKHYIEKYGDDVPEIRDWKWPY, encoded by the coding sequence ATGACATTAGCAACGACTCCACAAACAAAGCCTTTAACAGATGAAGAATTACGGAAGATCAACGCCTATTGGCGTGCAGCTAACTATCTTTCCGTTGGACAAATATATCTACTCGACAATCCGCTACTAAGAGAACCCCTAAAGCTGGAACACGTCAAACCCAGACTATTAGGGCATTGGGGAACAACGCCAGGGCTGAATTTTATCTATGTTCATCTGAATCGGGTCATCAAAAAATATGACCTCAACACAATCTATATTGCTGGGCCCGGTCATGGAGGACCTGGACTAGTAGCCAACACTTACTTGGAAGGCACTTATACCGAGTATTACCACAACATCTCCCAGGATGCTGAAGGAATCAAGAAACTTTTTAAACAGTTCTCTTTTCCCGGTGGTATTCCCAGTCACGTAGCACCGGAAACTCCTGGTTCGATTCACGAAGGCGGAGAACTAGGTTATGCCCTCGTCCACGCTTATGGTGCTGCCTTTGATAACCCTGACTTAATCGTTGCTGCTGTTGTGGGTGACGGTGAAGCTGAAACAGGCGCTTTAGCAACTAGCTGGCATTCCAACAAGTTTCTTAACCCGGTACGTGATGGTGCTGTACTGCCGATCCTGCACCTGAATGGGTATAAAATTGCTAACCCAACGACATTGGCACGGATTAGCCATGATGAGTTGGAGAGTTTATTTGTAGGCTACGGCTACAAACCATACTTTGTAGAAGGTGAAGATCCCGCAGATGTTCACCAGCAGATGGCGGCGACTCTAGAAACAGCGATCGCCGAAATTCAAAGTATCCAAAGGGAAGCCCGCGTACATGGTTTCACTGAACGTCCCCAGTGGCCGATGATTGTCATGCGAACCCCCAAAGGTTGGACAGGGCCCAAGGAAGTGGATGGTAAAAAAACCGAAGGTTCTTGGCGATCGCATCAAGTTCCCTTTGGTAATATAGCTAAACAGCCAGACCACCTGAGACTCCTAGAAGATTGGATGAAGAGTTACAAACCAGAAGAACTCTTCGACGCTAACGGCACACTGATTCCTGAACTAGCAGAACTAGCCCCCAAAAAGCATCGGCGTATGGGTGATAATCCCCACGCTAACGGCGGTATTTTGCTGCATGACCTGAAAATGCCCGATTTTCAAGACTATGCTGTAGATGTCACTGAACCAGGGAAAGCGATCGCAGAAGCTACCAAAGTGACCGGCAAATTCCTGCGGGATATCATGCGACTTAACCAAGAAAGTAGCAATTTCCGCATCTTCGCCCCCGACGAATTAGCATCGAATCGTCTAGATCCGGTGTTAGAAGTTACAAACCGGGTTTGGGAAGCCGAGATTTACCCCGAAGATGACCACCTTTCCCCCGACGGTCGGGTGATGGAAATTCTCAGCGAAACTTCTTGCCAAGGATGGTTAGAAGGCTACCTTCTCACAGGTCGCCACGGATTTTTCACTTGCTACGAGGCATTCATCCACATCATTGATTCTATGTTCAACCAACACGCCAAATGGTTGAAAACTACCAAACATATTCCCTGGCGTAGACCGATCGCTTCTCTCAATTACCTACTCACCTCTCACGTTTGGCGACAAGACCATAACGGTTTCTCTCACCAAGACCCTGGTTTTATCGACCATGTAATTAACAAAAAAGCCGAGATTGTTCGCGTCTATTTGCCCCCTGATGCCAACACTCTGCTGTCGGTAACTGACCATTGTCTCAAAAGCCGCAACTATGTTAACGTCATCATTGCTGGAAAACAGCCAGCACTGCAATATCTCAACATAGATGCAGCCATCAAGCACTGCACCAAAGGCATCGGCATTTGGGAATGGGCAAGCAACGACGAAGGCGGCGATCCAGATGTAGTGCTAGCTTGTGCTGGGGATGTTCCAACCTTAGAAACCTTGGCGGCTGTAGATATCCTGCGTCAGCACTTCGCAGATTTAAAAGTGCGGGTAGTGAACGTAGTCGATTTGATGACACTTCAGCCAAAAACCGAACATCCTCACGGTTTGAGTGAAAAAGACTTTGACACAATTTTCACCACCGACAAACCCGTTATCTTTGCCTTTCATGGCTATCCCTGGCTGATTCATCGCCTAACCTATCGCCACACTAATCATAAAAACATCCATGTGCGTGGCTACAAGGAAGAGGGAACTACCACTACTCCCTTTGATATGGTTGTTCTCAACGATCTAGATCGCTTCCATTTGGTAATTGATGTAATCGATCGCGTGCCCAAACTAGGATCTAGCGCAGCTTATGTGAAACAGCAGATGCAAGATAAGCTGATCGAACACAAGCACTACATTGAGAAGTACGGCGACGATGTGCCGGAAATTCGTGATTGGAAGTGGCCCTATTAA
- a CDS encoding GTPase — MSQLTSEQINYQFLLLTHMVCADEQIHIEEAKALRQLAHNTNMGTYTIEEMEKILSQDENFISVENVARQIQLLKQSEAMRQMIAIAYIDGYFSPLERDMVDHVAKIWNWPNSEIERLLEQTEKLNTIQFDSYNRDKSELSVGARLLKGIDSVLSRALVDNLAKAAPENIGNKIGKLRKEILLVGPEYDDAIQRCTIIANEDYKYAENSLQSAYSALAGLAKNLDKYTEEIDQRRNTKGKVNNAEEVAKQLESTKNELTVKTLKELERVRESLRAKQRALKHFSIAFIGKTKAGKSTLHAIITGDGWDAIGVGKQRTTRFNRVYEWKNIRIIDTPGIGAPSGKSDEEIAESIIEESDVICYVVTDDSIQSTEFKFLQILKEKVKPLIILLNIKKNLRDTRRLENFLKDSGKLFVMNSTNCLNGHIERIRHYANQHYANDYFDIIPVMLLAAQMSREIEHQEYKDELFKASRMQDFLDAIRVSLVEHGVIRRSQTLLGSTVGAIEEPNKWVTEQLETYQKLTYNLKNMRDKFQEGITKASRDNHEYLIQQIKTVFKDVFDTIQPFAEENWDADENQLKLKWENRLTILKFQDRLNNAFEKNGKKFNHEVEELLEEIGTEFQLIARLGGENFNFNKQSSIKFKDMLRIGVTIVGFATSITMLFAAPPLGIIMTIGTVISAITTFLKSQKEKQREAAAKISQSLNNQLQIYQQKTLEKAKEEFSGYCDTIAANINNYFDELIQSIEKLSKQLAKAKSQLDSSANYLNRAYAKRIIDWCIDKYEVLTDENIIKNIGKVERDFGRSIKIRTKFELKFKKNQETINRVLQEDVYIILPEISIK, encoded by the coding sequence ATGTCGCAGCTAACCTCTGAGCAAATAAACTACCAATTTTTACTCCTTACACACATGGTGTGCGCTGATGAGCAGATTCACATTGAAGAAGCAAAGGCGCTACGACAGTTAGCACACAACACCAATATGGGAACATACACCATCGAAGAGATGGAGAAAATATTGAGTCAAGATGAAAACTTTATATCTGTTGAGAATGTAGCACGTCAAATCCAGCTACTTAAGCAAAGTGAGGCAATGCGACAGATGATAGCTATTGCCTATATTGATGGTTATTTTTCACCATTGGAACGGGATATGGTAGACCATGTTGCAAAAATTTGGAACTGGCCAAATTCAGAAATTGAAAGGTTGCTTGAACAAACCGAAAAGCTTAACACGATTCAATTCGATAGTTACAATAGAGACAAATCAGAATTATCTGTTGGTGCGCGTCTTTTAAAGGGGATAGATTCGGTTTTATCTCGTGCATTAGTAGATAATTTAGCAAAAGCTGCTCCTGAAAATATTGGAAATAAAATTGGGAAACTGCGGAAGGAGATATTATTAGTAGGCCCAGAATATGATGATGCAATCCAGCGATGTACGATCATAGCAAATGAAGATTATAAATATGCAGAAAATTCTCTCCAAAGTGCTTATTCTGCTCTTGCAGGGTTAGCTAAAAATCTTGATAAATATACTGAAGAGATAGACCAAAGAAGAAATACTAAAGGAAAAGTTAATAATGCGGAAGAAGTAGCAAAACAGCTTGAGAGTACAAAAAACGAGCTGACGGTTAAAACTCTAAAAGAGCTTGAAAGAGTACGTGAATCGCTGCGTGCTAAACAACGTGCTTTAAAGCATTTTAGTATAGCTTTCATAGGTAAAACTAAAGCCGGTAAAAGTACTCTCCACGCGATTATTACAGGTGATGGTTGGGATGCTATTGGTGTAGGTAAACAGCGTACCACTCGTTTTAATCGGGTTTATGAGTGGAAAAATATTCGGATTATCGATACTCCTGGAATTGGTGCGCCTAGTGGTAAAAGTGATGAAGAAATTGCTGAGAGTATTATCGAAGAATCTGATGTTATTTGTTATGTAGTCACAGATGACAGCATTCAGTCAACTGAATTTAAATTTTTACAAATTTTAAAAGAAAAAGTTAAACCCCTAATTATATTACTTAACATTAAGAAGAATCTTCGGGATACTCGAAGGTTAGAAAATTTTTTAAAAGACTCAGGCAAATTGTTTGTAATGAATAGTACAAACTGTTTAAATGGACATATTGAACGCATACGTCACTACGCCAATCAGCATTATGCTAACGACTACTTTGATATTATTCCTGTGATGCTTTTGGCTGCACAAATGTCACGAGAAATTGAGCATCAAGAATATAAAGACGAACTATTTAAAGCAAGCCGTATGCAGGATTTTCTTGATGCTATTAGGGTGTCTTTAGTTGAGCATGGAGTAATTAGACGTTCTCAAACTTTACTTGGTTCTACAGTTGGTGCAATTGAAGAGCCTAACAAATGGGTAACTGAGCAATTAGAAACTTATCAAAAATTAACTTATAACTTGAAAAACATGCGTGATAAGTTTCAAGAGGGAATTACAAAAGCATCTAGAGATAATCACGAATATTTAATACAGCAAATTAAAACAGTTTTTAAAGACGTATTCGATACAATTCAACCTTTCGCAGAAGAAAATTGGGATGCTGATGAAAATCAGTTAAAATTGAAATGGGAAAATAGGCTGACAATATTAAAATTTCAAGATAGATTAAATAATGCTTTTGAAAAAAATGGAAAAAAGTTCAATCATGAAGTTGAAGAATTACTAGAAGAAATTGGTACTGAATTTCAATTAATAGCTAGGTTAGGAGGAGAAAATTTCAATTTTAATAAGCAAAGTAGTATTAAATTTAAAGATATGTTACGTATTGGGGTTACTATAGTAGGCTTTGCAACAAGTATTACAATGCTTTTCGCAGCACCTCCACTTGGGATTATTATGACAATTGGTACTGTTATTAGTGCAATTACTACTTTTTTGAAATCTCAAAAGGAGAAGCAACGTGAAGCAGCAGCAAAGATTAGCCAATCTTTAAACAATCAATTACAAATCTATCAACAAAAAACCCTTGAAAAAGCCAAAGAAGAATTTAGTGGCTACTGTGATACTATAGCAGCTAATATTAACAACTACTTTGATGAATTGATTCAAAGTATAGAAAAATTGAGTAAGCAACTTGCAAAAGCTAAAAGTCAATTAGATAGCTCTGCAAATTATCTTAATCGTGCTTATGCCAAGCGTATTATTGATTGGTGTATTGATAAATACGAAGTATTAACAGATGAAAATATTATTAAAAATATTGGTAAAGTAGAACGAGATTTTGGACGAAGCATAAAAATTAGAACAAAATTTGAATTGAAGTTCAAAAAAAACCAAGAAACAATTAACAGAGTTTTACAAGAAGACGTTTATATTATTTTGCCAGAAATATCTATTAAATAA
- a CDS encoding GTPase translates to MTLDQTFKAAEIAAKFKNTCINFDKILAQANHPEFAAIRHKLRDEVKEYSKNGILTVAFVGQYNAGKSTTISALTGRRDIKIDSDIATDVTATYDWNSIKVIDTPGLFTDRQDHDEITYEAINKADLLVFSLTYMLFDSITVENFKKLAYDKGYRWKMMLLINKMSDEAGEEAQKIANYRKSLADALKPYSLDEFLVCFIDAKDYCDGVDQDDNFLLEISRFQTFIDGLNNFVERRAALARFDTPVRIVLASVDEAQLSFARNSDQDATFLEVLTRLSRTLRKERERLRTKFQSIGLEMSSAISKEGIKLANSVGITTKEDFETLNTQIALNVQNYYDTAIEELKIVVEKAVEEITQEVKKVLQSNLAKTFITCLENTQKVSAKNIDNNISGERLQGQVEALQKIADVLGVPWDKFTAGRVASSGQGFLNATNVAGSNLHHVVYGVGKFIGVDFKPWQAVGIAKDLANFTIVLGPILSVVGAGLDAHSMQEEAERQDKMAEERQKIRSQFIAIAKNLESQIENLLAEVELQVYGEIDKQITAARQQEESAIAASNTWVRQLAKIRQDFDSILRYITKATENTVI, encoded by the coding sequence ATGACTCTAGACCAAACATTTAAAGCTGCTGAAATCGCTGCCAAATTCAAAAATACCTGTATCAATTTTGATAAAATTTTAGCTCAAGCTAATCATCCTGAATTTGCAGCTATTCGTCATAAACTACGTGATGAAGTTAAAGAATATAGTAAGAATGGGATTCTTACGGTAGCTTTTGTTGGTCAATATAACGCAGGTAAATCTACAACTATTTCTGCACTTACAGGACGACGAGATATTAAAATCGATTCTGACATTGCAACTGATGTTACTGCTACCTATGACTGGAATAGTATCAAAGTAATAGATACGCCAGGACTATTTACAGACCGTCAAGACCATGATGAAATTACCTATGAGGCAATTAATAAAGCTGATTTATTAGTTTTCAGCCTCACTTATATGCTTTTTGATTCGATCACAGTAGAAAATTTCAAGAAGCTAGCTTATGATAAGGGTTATCGCTGGAAAATGATGCTGCTTATCAATAAAATGTCTGATGAAGCAGGCGAGGAAGCGCAAAAAATTGCTAATTATCGCAAAAGTTTAGCAGATGCACTTAAGCCCTATAGTCTTGATGAATTTCTAGTCTGTTTTATCGATGCAAAAGATTATTGTGACGGTGTAGATCAAGATGATAATTTTCTCCTCGAAATCAGTCGGTTTCAAACTTTTATTGATGGCTTAAATAATTTTGTTGAACGCCGCGCTGCACTTGCTCGTTTTGATACACCAGTACGAATTGTTTTAGCTTCTGTAGATGAAGCCCAATTAAGCTTTGCGCGCAATTCTGATCAAGATGCTACTTTTTTAGAAGTACTAACACGATTATCTCGAACACTCCGTAAGGAAAGAGAACGCTTGCGAACAAAATTTCAAAGTATAGGCTTAGAAATGTCCTCTGCGATTTCTAAAGAGGGAATTAAGTTAGCAAATTCTGTTGGAATCACGACTAAGGAAGATTTTGAAACACTAAACACTCAAATTGCTCTAAATGTGCAAAACTATTATGATACTGCTATAGAAGAACTTAAAATAGTTGTAGAAAAGGCAGTCGAGGAGATTACCCAAGAAGTTAAAAAAGTGTTGCAGAGCAACCTTGCAAAAACATTTATAACTTGCTTAGAAAATACTCAAAAAGTATCTGCTAAAAATATTGATAATAATATAAGTGGTGAACGGCTGCAAGGTCAAGTTGAGGCGCTACAAAAAATTGCTGATGTGTTAGGAGTCCCTTGGGATAAATTTACTGCTGGTAGAGTTGCTTCTAGTGGCCAAGGTTTTTTAAATGCCACGAATGTAGCAGGTAGCAATCTCCATCATGTAGTTTATGGTGTAGGAAAATTTATTGGTGTGGATTTCAAACCTTGGCAAGCTGTTGGCATTGCTAAGGATCTTGCTAATTTTACTATCGTTCTCGGACCGATACTATCAGTAGTTGGTGCTGGTTTAGATGCCCATTCTATGCAAGAAGAAGCAGAAAGACAAGATAAAATGGCTGAAGAACGTCAAAAGATTAGAAGCCAGTTTATTGCCATTGCGAAAAATCTTGAAAGTCAAATAGAAAATCTACTTGCAGAAGTAGAATTACAAGTTTACGGCGAGATTGACAAGCAAATTACGGCCGCACGTCAACAAGAAGAAAGTGCAATTGCTGCTTCTAACACTTGGGTAAGACAACTTGCTAAAATTCGTCAAGATTTTGATTCAATTCTTCGCTACATTACCAAAGCAACAGAAAATACAGTGATTTGA